From a single Deltaproteobacteria bacterium genomic region:
- a CDS encoding inorganic diphosphatase: MTKGKHKVAETVSVMVEITKGSRNKYEYDKAKKRIKFDRMLFSSVHYPSDYGFIEDTLALDGDPLDALVLLWEPTFPGCIIESKPVGMFMMSDEKGPDEKILCVPVADPHWNHIEKLTEIPPHLLSEIEHFFASYKTLEKKDVVVEGWKKKESALKVIEESYARYKEKRKKRGGG; encoded by the coding sequence ATGACTAAAGGTAAACACAAAGTTGCTGAGACCGTGAGCGTAATGGTCGAGATAACGAAGGGGTCGAGAAACAAGTACGAGTACGACAAGGCGAAGAAGCGGATAAAGTTTGACAGGATGCTCTTTTCCTCTGTGCATTATCCGAGCGATTACGGGTTCATCGAGGACACTCTCGCGCTCGACGGCGACCCGCTGGACGCCCTGGTGCTCCTCTGGGAGCCCACATTCCCCGGATGCATTATCGAGTCCAAGCCTGTCGGGATGTTCATGATGAGTGACGAGAAGGGCCCTGATGAGAAGATACTCTGCGTACCGGTCGCTGACCCGCACTGGAACCACATAGAGAAGCTGACCGAGATTCCTCCCCATCTGCTGAGCGAAATAGAGCATTTTTTCGCTTCCTACAAGACACTCGAGAAGAAGGACGTCGTGGTTGAGGGATGGAAGAAGAAAGAGTCAGCTTTAAAAGTGATTGAGGAATCGTATGCGAGGTATAAGGAAAAGAGGAAGAAGAGGGGGGGAGGCTGA
- the chrA gene encoding chromate efflux transporter has translation MSGEVKKGRGNLRELAALFLRLGVTAFGGPAAHIAMMHDEAVVRRKWLGEQQFLDLIGATNLIPGPNSTEMAIHLGFMHGGWRGLVLAGVCFILPAALIVTALTWLYVEYGTTAEGELLFYGIKPVMIAIILQALYMLGRRVVTGVLTSIVGIGVIAGYFLGVNEILLLVAGGLIVMAGKNIGGLGGHHVTGFLITLSGIDAASVQAKELSLTSLFLIFLKIGSVLYGSGYVLLAFLESDLVNRLGWLTTQQLIDAVSIGQVTPGPVFTTATSIGFILAGLPEAAVATLGIFIPSFIFVAISNPMIPRIRKSPWAGGMLDGVNAASLGLMAAVTFELGRVSFVDPLTVLIGLLAAGAIFFLRVNSTWLVLGGGIAGLLSGLL, from the coding sequence TTGAGCGGAGAAGTAAAGAAGGGAAGGGGGAATCTGAGAGAGCTGGCCGCTCTGTTTCTGAGGCTGGGCGTTACCGCGTTCGGGGGGCCTGCTGCGCACATAGCGATGATGCACGACGAGGCGGTCGTGCGGAGGAAGTGGCTCGGCGAGCAGCAGTTTCTGGACCTGATCGGCGCAACGAACCTGATACCCGGCCCGAACTCTACGGAGATGGCGATACATCTGGGGTTCATGCACGGCGGGTGGCGGGGCCTCGTTCTCGCCGGAGTGTGCTTCATACTCCCGGCGGCGCTGATCGTAACGGCGCTCACATGGTTATATGTGGAGTACGGAACCACAGCGGAGGGGGAGCTGCTTTTCTACGGGATAAAGCCCGTGATGATTGCGATAATACTGCAGGCGCTCTACATGCTCGGAAGGAGGGTGGTCACAGGGGTGCTCACCTCCATTGTGGGAATAGGCGTAATCGCCGGATACTTCCTCGGCGTTAACGAGATTCTGCTGCTTGTTGCAGGCGGGCTTATCGTCATGGCCGGGAAGAACATCGGCGGGCTGGGGGGTCACCATGTTACGGGTTTTCTGATAACGCTTTCGGGAATTGACGCGGCCTCGGTACAAGCGAAGGAGCTTAGCCTTACTTCATTGTTCCTGATATTCCTTAAAATAGGCTCGGTGCTTTACGGAAGCGGTTATGTGCTTCTGGCGTTTCTCGAATCAGACCTTGTAAACAGGCTCGGATGGCTCACAACCCAGCAGTTGATTGACGCGGTGTCTATTGGTCAGGTTACTCCCGGTCCTGTGTTCACGACCGCGACCTCAATCGGCTTCATCCTGGCGGGGCTTCCAGAGGCGGCAGTCGCGACCCTCGGCATTTTTATCCCGTCTTTCATATTCGTTGCTATCAGTAACCCCATGATACCCCGCATTAGAAAGTCCCCGTGGGCGGGAGGCATGCTCGACGGAGTGAACGCGGCGTCGCTGGGACTTATGGCCGCGGTGACATTCGAGCTGGGCAGAGTGTCTTTTGTCGACCCGCTTACTGTATTGATCGGGCTTCTTGCCGCGGGGGCTATTTTCTTTCTCAGGGTAAATTCCACATGGCTCGTGCTGGGAGGGGGGATTGCTGGATTACTGTCGGGATTGCTCTAA
- a CDS encoding DoxX family membrane protein: MYSLYVLIVSVVVLRLAGLFGVRRLSRINECVRYGFAVMFVFTGVSHFTSLKADFVRMIPFDFLRSEFTVYLTGVMEIAGALWLFWGKHLMYACYYLILFLLAVLPANIYASIHNLPVAGKPPTEMYFRIFIQFFYITLLVYIAPGKGDGKKVKDWLYRSWYPFGRR; the protein is encoded by the coding sequence GTGTACTCACTTTATGTTTTAATCGTATCCGTCGTTGTTTTGAGGCTGGCCGGGCTCTTCGGAGTGAGAAGGCTCTCGCGCATAAATGAGTGCGTGCGTTACGGGTTTGCGGTGATGTTCGTATTTACGGGCGTGTCCCACTTCACGTCGCTCAAAGCGGATTTTGTAAGGATGATACCGTTTGATTTTCTCCGGAGCGAATTTACGGTCTATCTGACGGGTGTAATGGAAATCGCGGGGGCGCTATGGCTCTTTTGGGGGAAGCACTTGATGTACGCGTGCTATTATCTGATTCTTTTTCTTCTGGCCGTTCTGCCCGCAAACATTTACGCCTCTATACATAATCTGCCGGTTGCGGGCAAACCGCCGACGGAGATGTATTTCAGGATATTCATACAGTTCTTCTACATTACGCTTCTGGTCTATATAGCGCCCGGGAAGGGCGACGGGAAGAAAGTAAAGGATTGGCTCTACCGAAGCTGGTATCCGTTCGGAAGAAGATAG
- a CDS encoding TIGR00341 family protein, which translates to MSLRLIESVLPAGESAESVRKLLGDLPAIGVWEEEVSDKSTVVKIVASAEDCENILDALGKRYSNAEGFRIVMLPVEATIPRPEESRGEKEGEPVKQDSGETVLKIGRISREELYADINESANITVVYMVLVVLSSVVASIGILKDNVAIIIGAMVIAPLLGPNMALAFGTTLGDTDLIIRALKSNVAGVAAALVFAVAIGAVFPVDPAIGELASRTEVGFGDIALALASGVAGTLSFTKGLPSALIGVMVAVALLPPTASVGMLLGSGHLTLAAGATQLLLVNVICVNLAAVSTFFIQGVRPLSWWEAEKAKKATGTAIIIWTILLLLLALTILLFRKYIMY; encoded by the coding sequence GTGAGCCTCCGTCTTATAGAGTCTGTCTTGCCTGCCGGTGAAAGCGCGGAGTCTGTGAGAAAACTGCTCGGGGACCTTCCGGCAATAGGCGTGTGGGAGGAGGAAGTATCGGATAAAAGCACTGTAGTGAAAATAGTCGCGTCCGCCGAGGATTGTGAGAATATACTCGACGCGCTTGGAAAGCGTTACTCGAATGCCGAAGGGTTCAGGATTGTAATGCTCCCGGTCGAAGCTACTATTCCCCGTCCGGAAGAGTCCAGGGGTGAGAAAGAGGGGGAACCGGTCAAACAAGATAGCGGGGAAACTGTATTAAAAATAGGGAGGATAAGCCGGGAAGAGCTTTACGCCGATATTAACGAAAGCGCGAATATAACAGTCGTTTATATGGTGCTCGTGGTCCTTTCCTCTGTTGTGGCTTCGATAGGAATATTAAAGGATAATGTCGCAATAATAATAGGGGCAATGGTAATCGCACCTCTTCTGGGTCCGAATATGGCCCTTGCCTTCGGCACCACGCTCGGGGATACGGACCTTATAATAAGAGCTCTCAAGTCGAACGTTGCAGGGGTCGCCGCGGCGCTTGTTTTCGCCGTAGCAATCGGCGCAGTTTTTCCGGTGGACCCCGCCATTGGGGAGCTCGCCTCGAGGACCGAAGTAGGATTCGGGGACATAGCTCTCGCGCTTGCTTCGGGTGTGGCCGGGACGCTTTCTTTTACCAAGGGGCTTCCGAGCGCGCTCATAGGCGTAATGGTAGCGGTTGCTCTTCTGCCTCCGACGGCCAGTGTCGGTATGCTACTGGGCTCCGGTCATCTTACACTCGCCGCGGGCGCGACGCAGTTGCTTCTGGTTAATGTTATCTGTGTAAACCTGGCGGCGGTAAGCACTTTCTTTATACAGGGCGTGCGTCCGCTCTCCTGGTGGGAGGCGGAAAAGGCGAAGAAAGCGACCGGGACCGCGATTATAATATGGACCATACTGCTCTTACTGCTCGCACTGACCATACTCTTGTTCCGTAAGTACATAATGTATTAA
- a CDS encoding DUF2179 domain-containing protein: MEEILIFESNIFNVILVSLLVFTARTLDVSIGTVRIIFVSRGRKLPAALCGFFETLIWLFAVGQILQNLTNPLYYIAFGAGFATGTYMGILLEEKLAMGMLIVRIITKREATMTLHNLRESGFGVTSLKAEGKDGPVNIFYTVVKRADLEQVLGIIKKFNDKAFYTIEDVRFMSEPIKPPPLFLAREHYLGLRKGK; this comes from the coding sequence TTGGAAGAAATTCTTATCTTTGAATCCAACATATTCAACGTGATTTTAGTATCGCTGCTGGTTTTCACAGCGAGAACACTCGATGTATCAATAGGGACTGTAAGAATAATTTTTGTATCGCGCGGCAGAAAGCTCCCCGCGGCGCTGTGCGGTTTTTTTGAAACACTGATCTGGCTCTTCGCGGTGGGCCAGATACTCCAGAACCTTACTAACCCTCTCTATTATATAGCTTTTGGGGCGGGTTTTGCCACGGGAACATATATGGGAATTCTGCTCGAAGAAAAACTCGCGATGGGGATGTTGATAGTCAGAATTATCACCAAGAGAGAAGCGACAATGACGCTTCATAATCTCAGGGAATCGGGCTTCGGCGTGACCAGTCTGAAAGCCGAGGGAAAAGACGGTCCGGTAAACATTTTCTATACGGTCGTCAAAAGGGCCGATCTCGAGCAAGTGCTTGGCATAATCAAAAAATTCAACGACAAAGCTTTCTATACAATAGAAGACGTCAGGTTCATGAGCGAGCCTATTAAACCCCCGCCTCTTTTCTTAGCAAGAGAGCATTATCTGGGGCTGCGAAAGGGGAAATAG
- a CDS encoding mechanosensitive ion channel: MFDFVSQLDDFFLAVLRHIQGDFRNEAVTAAALGVLLVLVLILHRKGTRFIGDREWRVGTYARFVVGLVFPLIYLLLVSSSSAYLKGEASVVFFHSLAYFYLGYFFIRSLLVPLRISFVPWNMISYLLLLLAVVFLMLTELNALYFKNEAIGGAFSLAFKVSVILLVYVFLLSGIKFLISKLPDRLKLAKSILENLTGFISIVYLIIAALWLFQILAVASSFFVGGVVVFIAILVYGFLNTYVATYLKPKIDAEASFYPGLAGNIGAFLNLTLLYVLFLILVAFFNLGYVASYLADVYIIRTEVVAISVLSLVYGLFVFFFLMSLVGILKHVIYFFNIKQNKELEAGSLRSLVANLGFLIALMVGLSSLGLTWTALLPVAGALGIGIGIGLQNIMNNYISGFILLFSKRLKIGDIIEIEGNAGRAVGSTLETIYGRVASIDTFSSVVTTTDGIEVVVPNSQFVEQQMVNYSLSDFTIRVRIPFGVSYSADPNTVKEILLRVADENTQILKSPAPGVWFSEYADSAIVFHLLLWVNIRNLWKVQPLISEMYFKVWYELEKAGIVIPFPQRDVWFKNNLQVEIEKEMRKDSEEQE, translated from the coding sequence ATGTTCGATTTCGTAAGTCAGCTGGACGATTTTTTTCTTGCTGTGCTCCGGCATATACAGGGTGATTTCAGAAACGAGGCGGTTACGGCGGCCGCTCTCGGGGTGCTGCTCGTTCTCGTATTGATTCTGCACCGAAAGGGAACGCGGTTTATAGGGGACAGGGAATGGAGGGTCGGGACGTACGCGCGGTTCGTAGTCGGACTTGTATTCCCTCTCATCTATCTCCTGCTAGTGAGTTCATCCTCCGCGTATTTAAAAGGAGAGGCGAGCGTCGTATTCTTTCACTCCCTCGCTTACTTCTATCTGGGATATTTTTTCATACGCAGTCTTCTCGTCCCGCTCCGGATCAGTTTCGTGCCCTGGAACATGATCTCCTACCTGCTGCTGTTGCTGGCAGTGGTGTTCCTGATGCTGACCGAATTGAACGCGCTTTATTTTAAGAACGAGGCTATCGGCGGGGCGTTCTCGCTCGCATTCAAGGTGTCCGTGATACTTCTCGTTTACGTGTTCCTTCTGAGCGGAATAAAGTTCCTGATATCGAAATTACCCGACAGGCTGAAACTGGCAAAATCCATACTCGAAAACCTTACTGGATTCATCTCCATCGTGTACCTGATTATCGCGGCTTTGTGGCTGTTTCAGATACTGGCCGTTGCATCTTCGTTCTTTGTGGGCGGGGTAGTCGTATTCATCGCGATCCTCGTTTACGGGTTTCTGAATACATACGTAGCAACCTATCTCAAGCCCAAAATTGACGCGGAGGCTTCTTTTTATCCGGGACTTGCGGGAAATATAGGCGCGTTTCTCAACCTGACGCTTTTATACGTTCTTTTCCTGATATTGGTCGCCTTTTTTAATCTCGGATACGTGGCTAGTTACCTCGCCGATGTCTACATAATAAGAACAGAGGTAGTAGCGATTTCAGTGCTATCGCTCGTTTACGGCCTGTTTGTCTTTTTCTTTCTCATGTCTCTGGTGGGGATACTCAAGCACGTCATCTATTTCTTCAATATAAAGCAGAATAAAGAGCTTGAGGCTGGCTCTCTCAGGTCGCTCGTGGCCAATCTGGGATTCCTCATAGCGCTCATGGTCGGGCTCTCGTCTCTCGGGCTTACCTGGACCGCGCTGCTCCCGGTCGCAGGCGCATTAGGAATCGGTATCGGTATCGGGCTTCAGAACATAATGAACAACTACATCAGCGGATTCATACTGCTTTTCAGCAAGAGGCTCAAGATAGGGGATATCATAGAGATCGAGGGGAACGCCGGAAGGGCGGTGGGCAGCACGCTCGAAACTATCTACGGCCGGGTCGCCAGCATCGATACGTTCTCGAGCGTGGTCACTACGACGGACGGGATAGAGGTCGTCGTACCGAACTCGCAGTTCGTTGAGCAGCAGATGGTGAATTACTCGCTCTCCGATTTTACGATACGGGTCAGGATACCGTTTGGGGTGTCCTACAGCGCTGACCCGAACACGGTGAAGGAAATACTGCTCAGAGTCGCGGACGAGAATACGCAGATACTGAAGAGTCCTGCGCCCGGGGTATGGTTCTCGGAGTACGCGGACAGCGCGATTGTTTTTCACCTCCTTCTCTGGGTCAACATAAGGAACCTCTGGAAGGTGCAGCCGCTAATAAGCGAAATGTATTTTAAAGTATGGTACGAGCTTGAGAAAGCTGGCATCGTCATACCGTTCCCGCAGAGGGATGTATGGTTTAAGAACAACCTTCAAGTGGAAATAGAAAAAGAAATGAGGAAGGACAGCGAGGAGCAGGAGTGA
- the corA gene encoding magnesium/cobalt transporter CorA, whose translation MTEKIKKASIKRGLQPGALIHVGEKKIDKVRIRVIDFDRNTLEEKEFESIEECLAYRDKSTVSWINIDGLHDTELIKKLGKHFGIHRLVLEDVLNTDIRPGIDDYENYIYIVLKMLYIEPGRNHITAEQVSFVLTKGTVISFQERVGDTFEPVRNRLRNSVGRIRRVGADYLTYALVDAVVDNYFIVLEEIGESIEALEDELMNNPSQETLKKIYGLKREMVLLRKYILPLREMVLNLHSSESPLIDPSTKIYIKDLYSHTIQIADTLESYRDMTSEMLNTYLTITSNKMNEVMKILTIMASIFIPLTFIAGIYGMNFENMPELHYAWGYPLAISMMAIVAVVMIMYFKRKKWL comes from the coding sequence ATGACGGAAAAGATTAAAAAAGCTTCCATAAAAAGGGGCCTCCAGCCGGGCGCTCTGATTCACGTAGGCGAGAAGAAGATCGACAAGGTCAGGATAAGGGTCATAGACTTCGACAGGAATACGCTCGAGGAGAAGGAGTTCGAGAGCATCGAGGAATGTCTGGCCTACAGGGACAAATCCACCGTAAGCTGGATAAATATCGACGGGCTGCACGACACCGAGCTTATAAAGAAGCTCGGAAAACACTTCGGTATACACAGGCTCGTGCTGGAAGACGTGCTGAACACTGACATACGGCCGGGGATTGATGACTATGAAAATTATATCTATATAGTGCTTAAGATGCTCTATATCGAGCCGGGCAGGAATCATATTACAGCCGAGCAGGTGAGTTTTGTCCTGACAAAGGGGACGGTCATATCCTTTCAGGAGAGGGTGGGGGACACGTTTGAGCCCGTGAGAAACAGGCTCAGGAATTCGGTCGGGCGCATCAGGAGAGTGGGAGCGGATTATTTGACTTACGCGCTTGTGGACGCGGTGGTCGATAATTACTTTATCGTGCTCGAGGAGATAGGTGAGTCAATCGAGGCTCTCGAAGACGAGCTTATGAACAACCCGAGCCAGGAAACGCTTAAAAAGATATACGGGCTCAAGAGAGAGATGGTACTGCTGAGGAAATATATACTGCCGCTCAGGGAAATGGTGCTTAATCTCCATAGCTCGGAATCGCCTCTAATCGATCCCTCGACGAAGATATATATAAAAGACCTTTACAGCCATACGATCCAGATTGCCGACACGCTCGAGTCGTACAGGGATATGACATCGGAGATGCTGAATACCTACCTCACGATAACAAGCAACAAGATGAACGAGGTCATGAAGATACTGACCATCATGGCGTCTATATTCATCCCGCTTACCTTCATCGCGGGAATATACGGGATGAACTTCGAGAACATGCCGGAGCTGCATTACGCCTGGGGGTATCCGCTTGCCATAAGCATGATGGCGATCGTGGCGGTGGTGATGATCATGTATTTCAAGAGAAAGAAGTGGCTTTAG